Proteins encoded by one window of Martelella endophytica:
- a CDS encoding AI-2E family transporter — protein sequence MALGLLALVAWKLANLLLMVLGASLIALVLVRSAAMLSKRSGIGYRLCLIATVLIFALSLSGFFFFLGARIASEMTRLAGELPQTMSDVSDYIDLGELEDWIGAHAQSLIGDSAMVGNITGFSTGLVSAAAGTLLMVAGGIYFAVDPAVYRRGLLALAPMRARARVDDLLSALSNALFHWFAGQLVAMVIIGVLTTAGLVSLGISSAFALGLIAGVLEIVPYIGPIASAVPAIAVALTGGIWDAVWVVLLYLVIQQAEGVLIAPLIQKRSVHIPPGVMIFAVLAFGALLGVGGLLLSAPLTVVAFVLVQKIWVERQVPVTKASAGPGGA from the coding sequence GTGGCGCTTGGGTTGCTCGCGCTTGTCGCTTGGAAACTCGCCAATCTGCTTCTGATGGTGCTGGGGGCGAGCCTGATCGCGCTGGTGCTTGTCCGCTCCGCCGCGATGCTGAGCAAGCGCTCCGGCATCGGATACCGGCTGTGCCTGATCGCCACGGTGCTGATCTTTGCTCTGTCGCTCTCGGGTTTTTTCTTTTTCCTCGGCGCTCGCATTGCATCCGAAATGACGCGGCTTGCTGGTGAACTGCCGCAGACGATGTCGGACGTCAGCGACTATATCGACCTCGGTGAACTGGAAGACTGGATCGGCGCCCACGCACAATCTCTCATCGGGGACAGCGCAATGGTCGGCAACATCACGGGCTTTTCGACAGGTCTTGTTTCCGCGGCGGCCGGAACCCTGCTGATGGTCGCGGGCGGGATCTACTTCGCGGTGGATCCGGCGGTCTATCGGCGCGGTCTCTTGGCTCTGGCGCCGATGCGCGCGCGGGCCAGGGTCGACGATCTGCTTTCGGCGCTTTCGAATGCGCTTTTTCACTGGTTTGCCGGCCAGCTCGTGGCGATGGTGATCATCGGCGTGTTGACCACGGCGGGGCTCGTCAGCCTCGGCATCTCATCTGCCTTCGCGCTTGGGCTGATTGCCGGCGTTCTCGAGATCGTGCCCTATATCGGACCGATCGCCAGCGCCGTTCCGGCCATCGCCGTGGCGCTGACCGGCGGCATCTGGGATGCCGTCTGGGTGGTCTTGCTTTATCTGGTGATCCAGCAGGCAGAAGGCGTGCTGATCGCGCCGCTGATCCAGAAACGGTCGGTGCATATTCCACCGGGTGTGATGATTTTCGCAGTTCTGGCTTTCGGCGCGCTGCTCGGTGTCGGTGGCCTTCTGCTAAGCGCACCGCTGACGGTCGTCGCCTTCGTGCTCGTCCAGAAGATCTGGGTCGAACGCCAAGTGCCCGTCACCAAGGCATCGGCGGGACCGGGCGGGGCCTAG
- a CDS encoding response regulator — MQYQPEMPDQDIQDLDDHALQGNLGRLRGSRILIVEDEYLIARNLSRTFEKVGARVLGPVASIAQAIPHLGKADAAVLDINLDGTPVFPLADILHQNHTPFVFFSGCAEIVIPDRFRFISALPKPNGIREIIASLVSTYDRPGTDSTRDEGEDVTALVPSLRLAARLLITDDAAADRLVERTLEHAITHVDDKPADASRLEWLLSALEDMRLNDGRSVLN, encoded by the coding sequence ATGCAATACCAACCGGAAATGCCGGACCAGGATATCCAGGACCTCGATGACCATGCCCTGCAGGGAAACCTGGGCAGGCTGCGCGGATCGCGGATCCTGATCGTGGAGGACGAATACCTGATCGCCCGAAACCTTTCCCGCACCTTCGAAAAGGTCGGAGCCCGCGTTCTGGGTCCCGTTGCCTCAATCGCGCAGGCGATCCCGCATCTCGGCAAGGCCGATGCCGCCGTCCTCGACATCAACCTCGACGGCACGCCGGTGTTTCCGCTGGCGGATATCCTGCACCAGAACCACACGCCCTTCGTGTTCTTCTCCGGATGCGCCGAGATCGTCATCCCAGATCGCTTCCGCTTCATCAGTGCGCTACCGAAACCGAACGGCATCCGCGAGATCATCGCCTCTCTCGTTTCGACCTATGATCGCCCGGGAACGGACAGTACCCGCGATGAAGGCGAGGACGTAACGGCACTCGTGCCAAGCCTGCGGCTCGCGGCGCGTCTATTGATCACCGACGATGCGGCCGCCGACAGGCTCGTCGAACGGACGCTCGAGCACGCGATCACCCATGTGGACGACAAGCCCGCCGATGCCTCACGCCTCGAATGGCTGCTTTCGGCGCTCGAGGACATGCGCCTGAACGACGGCCGGAGCGTTTTGAACTAG
- a CDS encoding ferritin-like domain-containing protein, with protein sequence MAEKTLNDLFYETLRDIYYAERKIVKALPRMAHAANDDKLKQAFGHHREETEDHISRLEDIFEILEKPARGRTCDAINGILDEGDEVMQMFKGTAALDAGLVAAAQAVEHYEIARYGTLKTWAKRLGHDDVQALLEQTLSEEGNADSKLTEIAETAANAEAEKKVA encoded by the coding sequence ATGGCTGAGAAAACACTCAACGACCTGTTCTACGAAACGCTGCGCGACATTTATTATGCGGAGCGCAAGATCGTGAAAGCCCTGCCGCGCATGGCCCATGCAGCCAATGATGACAAGCTGAAGCAGGCCTTCGGTCACCATCGCGAAGAGACCGAGGATCACATCAGCCGCCTGGAGGACATTTTCGAAATCCTCGAAAAGCCGGCGCGCGGTCGCACCTGCGACGCGATCAACGGCATCCTCGATGAAGGCGACGAAGTGATGCAGATGTTCAAGGGCACAGCCGCCCTCGATGCCGGCCTTGTTGCCGCGGCGCAGGCCGTCGAACATTACGAGATCGCCCGCTATGGCACGCTGAAGACCTGGGCCAAGCGCCTCGGCCATGATGACGTGCAGGCGCTGCTCGAGCAGACGCTTTCGGAAGAAGGCAACGCTGACAGCAAGCTGACAGAGATCGCCGAAACGGCAGCCAATGCCGAGGCGGAAAAGAAGGTCGCCTAA